TGGCCCTGTTTGCCGCCTGCTACCTGTTCGACGTGGCGCCGCTGCTGCGCAGCGCCGGCGGCTCGCTCATCGTGGCCGGCTTTTTCCTCGCCGGCGTGGCCGCCCTGTGCCTGAAATGGCGCGAGGCGAGCATGCTGCGCCGCTTCCTCGTCGTCAGCATGGGCGTGCTGTCCTTGCTGATCGCCGCGCGCGGCGTGCTTGCCGCCACCGTTCCCGGTTTCGATGCGGAGCTGATGCAGCTGGCCGGCTTCGGCGCCCTGTACCTGATGATGCTGACGAACGCCTTCGGCTATCTGCTGCTGTCGCGTGAAAAACTGGGCGGCGAGCTGGCGCGCCTGGAAGTGCTCGACGCGGCCACGGGCGTGCCGAACCGGCGCGGCTTTTACCAGGCGCTGGCGCCGTGGATGGCGCTGGCGCGCCGGCCCGGCTTGCCGACGGCGCTGGTGGTGCTCAATATCGACCATTTTAAAAGAGTCAACGACAGCTACGGCCATCCGGTCGGCGACGCGGTGCTCAAAACCATCGTCGACACCTGCCGCCAGCAGCTGCGCGACAGCGACCTGATGGGCCGCCTGGGCGGCGCCGAATTCGCCATCCAGCTGCCGCGCACGACTCTGGCCGATGCGCTGATGGTGGCCGAACGCATCCGCGCCGCCGTCGAAGCGCTGCCCGTCAAGACGGAGCGTGCCGTGCTGCAGCTGACGGCCAGCCTGGGCGTGACCACCATCCGCGCCGAAGACAGCACCGTCAGCCTGTTCAAGCGGGCCGATGAGGCGCTGCAGGCGGCCAAGCAGGCGGGCCGCAACAGGGTGGTGGAAGCGCAGGGCGCCAGCACCCTCGATATCTAAGGCTCTGTTCCCGCTAAGTAGGGGAAGTTCAGGAATCTTCCCCAGCCCCGGCTGTCTGACTGTACATATCAGACAAACGGGAGCCTTTCATGCAGTCAGCCGAATGGAAAACCTTCATCGCCCAGTTCGCCGCACTGAGCCGTCGCCAGCGTTTGGCGAGCACTGCTCTGCTGCGCGGGGCAGGATCGCAGAACGCCGCCGTGGCACTGATCGAAAGCGTGGCCCGGCAGCGGTTACACTGTCCCGCCTGCAACAGCAGCCATGCGCATCGGCACGGTCATGCGCACGGACTGCAGCGCTACCGTTGCGTGCCGTGCGGGCGCACCTTCAATGCGCTCACCGGCACGCCGCTGGCGCGCTTGCGCCACAAGACCTTGTGGCTCGACTACGCCGACTGCCTGCTCGAATCGGCTTCCGTGCGCAAGGCGGCAGGCCAGCTGGGCGTGCACCGCAACACCGCCTTTCGCTGGCGCCACCGGTTTTTAAGCCTGGCCAAGACGGACCGGCCCCATTGCCTGCATGGCATCGCCGAAGCGGACGAGCTGTATGTGCTGGAGTCAGAAAAGGGCGCGCGGCATCTGACGCGTCCGGCGCGCCGCCGTGGCGGCCATGCCCACAAGCGCGGCATTTCCAGTGAGCAGGTCTGCATCCTGGTGGCGCGCGACCGCACGGGGCAGACCCTCGATTTCGTCACCGGAAAAGGAGCACTGACGAAGGCGCAAGTGCGCCATTATTTGTTGCCCATGATCGACAAGGATATCCTGTTGCTCACCGATGGCCATGCCGCCTATCGCGCCTTTGCCAAGGAAGCGGGAATCAGCCACCAGGCCGTCAATGTGCGCGCCGGCATCCGCGTGCAGGGCGCCGCCCACGTGCAGAACGTCAACGCGTATCACAGCCGCCTGCGGGCATGGCTAGGCCCCTTTCACGGCGTGGCGACGCGCTACCTGCCGAATTACCTGGGCTGGCGCTGGATACTCGACGCCGGGCGCATCCGCTCCCCAGAAACATTATTGAAGGCAACACTGGGCGAGTTCCCACATTTGACGGTGACATAGCCATATCTAAACCGGATTATTTTTTGCGCGAGCCCAGCCAGCTGGGTTCCTTGCCGCATTCTTTGGGCAAGAACAGCGCATCGAGGCCCGGATCGCAGCGCCGGTCAGGCGCCTTCATCGGCTCGACGCTGAGCCATTCGCTCTTGGGCAGTATCTTTTCTTCGCGTGGCGCCACGGGCGGCGCGGGCGGCAGGCTGTCTTGCCAGCGTGCCTCCGGGGCAGGCGCGGGCGCGGTGGCCCAGTTGGCGTCAACCTGCGCTGCCTGCGCCGGCGGTGTGTCCGCGTGCGCGGCGGCGCACAGCAGGCTGCCCGCGAAGAAGAACGCGCGCATGGCTGTGCTGTTTATGGAAATCATGGTTTGTCCTTGGTCGGTGCCCGGAAGGCGGACCCTGCATTATGACGGCGGCAGCAAGCAAAAAGACAAGAAAATTGCAACGGCATGTTACCAAAGGGACTATAGTTACTGGTAGCAAGCAGGTGCACTGTTGCAAGGTGATTGAAAGGCGGGTCAGGCGCGGGTCGCCGTCACTCGAGATGTGTATTCCCTAACTTGCATTTAAGCTAGGCAAGTTATGCTGTGGCATGCACGCCAGGCTGTCCTTTGCCGTCCGCACCGCGCCCCTCTTTTTTTACTCTTGCCAGGCCCATAATGAAAATGCTCAAATCCCTGCCTGTATGGCCGCTTGCCGCCCCGCTTGCCGGCTGGCTGTTCCTGTTCGGTTCCACCCTCAATCTCGGCGGCGCCTATCAGATCCTGCTGGTGGCTGGCCTGATCGGCAGCGTGCTGGCCGCCGTGTACCACGCGGAAGTGGTCGCGCACCGCATCGGCGAACCGTATGGCACCCTCGTGCTGGCGCTGGCCGTGACGCTGATCGAGGTGGCGCTGATCGTCTCGCTGATGCTGGCTGGCGGACCGGAAACGACGGGGCTGGCGCGCGACACCGTGTTTGCCGCCATCATGATCATTTTGAACGGCATCGTCGGCATCTGCCTGCTGCTGGGCGCCGGGCGCCACCGCGAGCAGACCTTCGGCCTGCTGGGCGTGAGCGCGCCGCTGGCCACCCTGGCGGCCATCGCCATTTTGACGCTGGTGCTGCCGAACTACACGTCGAGCGCCGCCGGCCCGTACTACAACTCCAGCCAGCTCATTTTCATCGCCGTCATCTCGCTGGTCCTGTACGGCACTTTCGTGCTGGTGCAGACGGTGCGCCACCGCGATTACTTCCTGCCCAAGGAAGCCGTCGGCGATGAAGAGGTGCATGCGGCGCCGCCCACGCCCACCGTCGCCTGGGTCAGTGCCGGTGCGCTGCTGGTGTGTCTGGGCGCCGTGGTGCTGCTGGCCAAGTCGCTGGCGCCCGCGCTGGAGACGGCCATTGCCGCCATGGGCGCGCCGAAAACCCTGGTCGGCATCGTCATCGCCGCCATCGTGCTGCTGCCCGAAGGCCTGGCTGCCGTGCGCGCCGCGCGCGCGAACCGCCTGCAAACGAGCTTGAACCTGGCGCTCGGCTCCGCGCTGGCCAGCATCGGCCTGACGATACCGGCCGTGGTGGTGGTGTCGCTGGCCACGGGCCTGACCATTACGCTGGGCCTCGATATCAAGTCGACGGTGCTGTTGCTGCTGTCGCTGATGGTCGCTACCCTGTCGCTGGGCACGGGCCGCACCACGGTCATGCAGGGCACGGTGCACCTGGTGATTTTCGCCGTGTACCTGTTTACCACCATCGTCCCATAAGCTGCCGCACGGCTGCCGTTTTGTCACAATCCTGTCACGCCGCTGTCATACGATGAGGGTAGTGTGGTAGGATTTTTAAATCGTTTAAATGATTTATATAGTTTAGCAACTGAATTTGCCAACTTTTTCAGTTGGCACAGTCATGACAAGACAAGAGGCCAGTATGTATGCAGCGGTGGACCTGGGGTCCAACAGTTTTCGTTTACACGTCGGCAAGCATGATGGCGACACCATCCGCGTGGTCAAGAGCGTGCGCGATCCGATACGCCTGGCCGCCGGCCTGGACGCCAATGGCGACCTGACCGAAGCGGCCATGCAGGGCGCACTGGCCTGCCTGCAGCGCTTTCGCGCCATTCTCGCCGGCTTCGAACTCGATGCCGTGCGCGTGGTGGCCACGTCGGCCATGCGCGTGGCGCGCAACGGCGCCGTCTTCCTGCCGCTGGCCGAGCAAGCCATCGGCTACCCGATCGAAATCATCTCGGGCGAGGAAGAGGGGCGATTGATCTACATGGGCGTGGCCAATGCGCTGGCCATTCCCGGTGAACGCCGGCTGGTGATGGATATCGGCGGCGGTTCGACCGAACTGATACTGGGGCGCGGCAACGATATCGAACGCGTCGAATCCTTCAGCCTGGGCACGGTCAAGCAAAGCCTGTCGTTCTTCATCGGCGGACGCATCGATGCGCCGTCGTTCGAGGCGGCCATCCTCTCGGCGCGCAGCCATTTCGAGGATGCCGCGCCGCCGTACCATCCGCAGCACTGGAAGACGGCTTACGGCTCTTCCGGCACCATCCGCACCATCGCCGACATCATCGCCCGCAACAAGCTCGGTGACGGCTTGCTCACCAGCGTCAGCCTCGATGCGCTGGCGCGCCGCTTCATCGAACTCGGTCACACCAGCCGCATCGACATGCCGGGCTTGCGCCCCGACCGCGCCAGCACCATCGTCGGCGGCCTGGCCATCCTGATCGGCTTGTTCCGCGAATTGGCCATTCCCGCCATGACGCCGATCGAGGCGGGTTTGCGCATGGGCGTGATGTGGGACCTGTACCTGCGTTCGACCAAGCGCGACCGCCGCGAACAGTCGGTGCAGGGCTGCATGGAGAAATTCCATATCGACCAGCAGCGCGCCGGCCGGGTGGCCGAGCAGGCGCTGGCCATGTACGCGCAGCTCAAGCCCACGTCCGATGCCCTCGTGAAATGCCTGCGCTGGAGCAGCCTGCTGCACGAGGTGGGTCTGGCCGTGTCGCAGACGGGTTATCACAAGCATGCATCCTATATCGTGGAAAATGCGGACTTGCCCGGTTTTACCACGCGCGAACAGAAGACCATGAGCCGGCTGATCCTGGCGCAGAAGGGCAACTTGCGCAAGATCGGCGAAGTGCTGTCCGACCCCGATTTCGCCAAGGCCGTGCTGGCGCTGCGCCTGTCGATTCTGCTCATGCATGCGCGCATCGAGGCCGATTTCAGCGAACTGCGCCTGCGCATGAAGAGCCGCATCGAACTCGACATCAAGCGCGGCTGGGTGGCGCACCATCCCACCGTGTCGTTCTGGATCGAGAAGGAGCAGGAATTCTGGGATGAGGTCGGGGTCGATTTCACCATCCGCGCCAGCGCCTAGAAGGTCATGGCATGCGCATGACTTGATGTGCAGCAAGCAAGATTTCAAAAAACAGTATATATTGTTTATATTATTTACTAGATTGGAGAATCCATGACCAAAACCACCCCAGCGAAAAAGGCCGACAGCGCGCCCGTATCGATGTTCCCGACCAGCGCATCGATCAACGCGGCAGCGGCCAAGGCCGCACCGGCCGCCAAGCCTGCAGTGAAGCCCGCCGCGAAGCCGGCAGCCAAGCCGGTGGCCAAGGCCGCCGTCAAGCCAGTGGCCGCCAAACCGGCCGCTGCGAAGCCGGCGGCAGCGAAACCGGCTGCCGCCAAGCTCGCCGCCGCCAAGCCGGCGGCCAAGGCCGTCGTGGCCAAGCCCGTTGCCAAACCTGTCGCCAAGGCCGCTGTCAAGCCTGCCGCCAAGACGGCAGTAAAAACCGTTGCCAAGCCAGCGGCCAAGGTTGCTGCAAAGCCCGCCGCCAAGCCGGCAGCGAAAACCGCCGTCAAACCGGCTGCCAAGGCCGCCGCCAAGCCTGCGCCAGCGAAAAAAGCACCGGTCGCCAAGGTCGCCGCCGTCAAGGAAAAAGCCCGCAAGCCGAAACTGGTGCGTGACAGCTTCACCATGCCCGAAGCGGAATACGAAGTCCTGGGCCAAGTCAAGAAAGCCTGCCTGAAGGCCGGATTCGAGATCAAGAAAAGCGAATTGCTGCGCATCGGCGTGGCGCTGATCAGCCAGATCGACCTGGCCACGCTGCAAAACGTGCTGGCCGGTTTGCCGCAGCTGAAAACGGGTCGTCCGAAGAAGGATTGATGGCGCGGGCAGGGGCCGCCCCCTGCCTGGCTGTTCTGGTTTACCATGGGGCCTGTGATAGTTCCCCCATGGTTGCCATGTCAGAAGATACAGAGATCGAACGCGCCGGCTTCGTCGAGCGCGCCATCGTCCGCCATCGCGCGGGCCAGTTCACCGATGCCATCGACCACGTCGCCGAGGAAATCCCCGTCGCGCTGGTCTTCAATGGCATTTCCCACGTCGTCATGATGGCCACCCCGCGCGACCTGGAAGCGTTTGCCTACGGTTTCGCGCTGACGGAAGGCGTGGTGGCATCGGCTGCCGCCATCTTCGATTGCGAAGTGTTGCTGCGTCCCGATTCCGCCGAAGTGTCCTTGAGCATCGCGCAGGAGGATTTCGTGCGCCTGAAGGACCGGCGCCGCCAGCTGACGGGCCGCACGGGCTGCGGCGTGTGCGGCATCGACAGCATCGACATGCTCGATTTGCGGCCCGCGGCGCTGCCGCCGTCCCTGATCCGCGTCGACTTGCCCGCCGCGCTGGCGCGCGCATCGGCCGGCTTGCGCGAGCACCAGGCGCTGATGCGGGAAACGGGCGGCGTGCACGCGGCCGCGTGGTGCACGCCCGACGGCGACATCGTGCACGTGTTCGAGGATGTCGGCCGGCACAATGGTCTCGACAAGCTGATTGGCTACCTGGCGCTGCACGATATCGACATGCGGCGCGGCTTCGTCTTCCTGTCCAGCCGTGGCAGCTACGAGCTGGCGCGCAAGGCGGCGCGCATGCAGATACCCTTGCTGGCGACGATTTCCGCCCCCAGTTCGCTGGCCATTTCCATCGCCACGCAGGCCGGCATGAAGCTGGTGGGTTTCTGCCGTCAGGACGCGTACGTGGACTACACGCCA
This window of the Janthinobacterium agaricidamnosum genome carries:
- a CDS encoding GGDEF domain-containing protein, with protein sequence MDIKTLVLALALGNLSLCAALFFFEYERKKSLSMSTWAVAKQCQAIAWCLLYFRGVLPDFLSILLGNSLLFAGMALDAGALWQAAGRGGWRRYVLPALGLSVALFAACYLFDVAPLLRSAGGSLIVAGFFLAGVAALCLKWREASMLRRFLVVSMGVLSLLIAARGVLAATVPGFDAELMQLAGFGALYLMMLTNAFGYLLLSREKLGGELARLEVLDAATGVPNRRGFYQALAPWMALARRPGLPTALVVLNIDHFKRVNDSYGHPVGDAVLKTIVDTCRQQLRDSDLMGRLGGAEFAIQLPRTTLADALMVAERIRAAVEALPVKTERAVLQLTASLGVTTIRAEDSTVSLFKRADEALQAAKQAGRNRVVEAQGASTLDI
- a CDS encoding IS1595 family transposase, translated to MQSAEWKTFIAQFAALSRRQRLASTALLRGAGSQNAAVALIESVARQRLHCPACNSSHAHRHGHAHGLQRYRCVPCGRTFNALTGTPLARLRHKTLWLDYADCLLESASVRKAAGQLGVHRNTAFRWRHRFLSLAKTDRPHCLHGIAEADELYVLESEKGARHLTRPARRRGGHAHKRGISSEQVCILVARDRTGQTLDFVTGKGALTKAQVRHYLLPMIDKDILLLTDGHAAYRAFAKEAGISHQAVNVRAGIRVQGAAHVQNVNAYHSRLRAWLGPFHGVATRYLPNYLGWRWILDAGRIRSPETLLKATLGEFPHLTVT
- a CDS encoding calcium:proton antiporter, giving the protein MKMLKSLPVWPLAAPLAGWLFLFGSTLNLGGAYQILLVAGLIGSVLAAVYHAEVVAHRIGEPYGTLVLALAVTLIEVALIVSLMLAGGPETTGLARDTVFAAIMIILNGIVGICLLLGAGRHREQTFGLLGVSAPLATLAAIAILTLVLPNYTSSAAGPYYNSSQLIFIAVISLVLYGTFVLVQTVRHRDYFLPKEAVGDEEVHAAPPTPTVAWVSAGALLVCLGAVVLLAKSLAPALETAIAAMGAPKTLVGIVIAAIVLLPEGLAAVRAARANRLQTSLNLALGSALASIGLTIPAVVVVSLATGLTITLGLDIKSTVLLLLSLMVATLSLGTGRTTVMQGTVHLVIFAVYLFTTIVP
- a CDS encoding Ppx/GppA phosphatase family protein; the protein is MYAAVDLGSNSFRLHVGKHDGDTIRVVKSVRDPIRLAAGLDANGDLTEAAMQGALACLQRFRAILAGFELDAVRVVATSAMRVARNGAVFLPLAEQAIGYPIEIISGEEEGRLIYMGVANALAIPGERRLVMDIGGGSTELILGRGNDIERVESFSLGTVKQSLSFFIGGRIDAPSFEAAILSARSHFEDAAPPYHPQHWKTAYGSSGTIRTIADIIARNKLGDGLLTSVSLDALARRFIELGHTSRIDMPGLRPDRASTIVGGLAILIGLFRELAIPAMTPIEAGLRMGVMWDLYLRSTKRDRREQSVQGCMEKFHIDQQRAGRVAEQALAMYAQLKPTSDALVKCLRWSSLLHEVGLAVSQTGYHKHASYIVENADLPGFTTREQKTMSRLILAQKGNLRKIGEVLSDPDFAKAVLALRLSILLMHARIEADFSELRLRMKSRIELDIKRGWVAHHPTVSFWIEKEQEFWDEVGVDFTIRASA
- the fdhD gene encoding formate dehydrogenase accessory sulfurtransferase FdhD, with the protein product MSEDTEIERAGFVERAIVRHRAGQFTDAIDHVAEEIPVALVFNGISHVVMMATPRDLEAFAYGFALTEGVVASAAAIFDCEVLLRPDSAEVSLSIAQEDFVRLKDRRRQLTGRTGCGVCGIDSIDMLDLRPAALPPSLIRVDLPAALARASAGLREHQALMRETGGVHAAAWCTPDGDIVHVFEDVGRHNGLDKLIGYLALHDIDMRRGFVFLSSRGSYELARKAARMQIPLLATISAPSSLAISIATQAGMKLVGFCRQDAYVDYTPGISI